CGCGCCAGCTCGGCGTGGCGCTGCCGAACACGGCTACCGCCCAGGAGCTGTTCAACACCTGCGCCGCCCACGACGGCGGCAACTGGGACCACTCGGCCATGGTGCGCGCGCTCGAGGTGATGGCCAACTTCGCGATCGGCCAGGAAGCGTAATGGACATGCGCCCGCGCGACCTGCTCGCAAGCATGTTCGCCGCCGCGGTCGAGGCGGCCCAGCCGGCGCAGCGCATCCAGGCCTCCCTGCCGGCGCCGCCGAAGGGACGCACGGTGGTGATCGGCGCCGGCAAGGCCTCGGCCGCGATGGCCCAGGCGCTCGAGCGTCACTGGGCCGGGCCGCTCACCGGCCTGGTCGTCACGCGCTACGGCTACGCCGTGCCCTGTGAACGCATCCGCATCGTCGAGGCGGCGCATCCGGTGCCGGATGCCGCCGGCCTGGAAGCGGCGCGCCAGGTGCTGCTGGCGGTGCAGGGCCTCGGGCCGGACGACCTGGTGATCTGCCTGATCTCGGGCGGCGGCTCGGCGCTGCTGCCCTTGCCGGCGGATGGCGTGAGCCTCGAAGACAAGCAGGCCGTCAACCGCGCCCTGCTGGCGTCCGGCGCCAGTATCACGGAAATGAACTGCGTGCGCCGGCACCTGTCCGCCATCAAGGGCGGACGGCTGGCGGCGGCCTGCCATCCGGCGCGGGTCGTCAACCTCCTGATTTCCGACGTGCCGGGCGACGATCCGGCCGATATCGCCTCCGGGCCGACCGTGGCGGACGCCACGACCTGTGCCGAGGCCCTGGACATCGTGCGCCGCTACGGCATCGAACTCCCGCCCGGCGCGCGGCGCCTGCTGGAGAGCGGGGCCGGCGAGACCGTCAAGCCGGGCGACGCGCGCCTGGCCAGGGTCGGCACCCACATCATCGCCTCGCCGCAGATGGCGTTGGAAGCGGCGGCCGAGGTCGCGCGCGCGGCCGGGGTCACCCCGCTGATCCTCGGCGACAGCATCGAGGGCGAGGCGCGCGAGGTAGCCAAGGTCATGGCCGGCATCGCGCTGCAGGCGCGCCGCCATGCCCAACCCCTGGGTCCGCCCTGCGTGCTGCTGTCGGGCGGCGAGACCACGGTGACGGTGCGCGGACAGGGCCGCGGCGGACGCAATGTCGAGTTCCTGCTGGCGCTCGGCCTGGCCCTGGACGGCGCACCCGGCATCCATGCGCTGGCGGCCGACACCGACGGCGTCGACGGCGCCGAAGAGGTGGCCGGCGCTTTCCTCGCGCCCGACACGCTCGCGCGCGCCTGGGCGCGGGGCATGCGCCCGCGCGACAGCCTGACTGAGAACGACGGCCACGGCTTCTTCGGCGCGCTGGGCGATGCGCTCGTCACCGGACCGACGCTCACCAACGTCAACGATTTCCGCGCCATCCTCATCCTTCCATAGGAGTTCCGATGCTACGCCAACGCCGTTCCCGTATCCTCGCCACGCTGGGTCCGTCCAGCGCCACCATCGAACGCATCCGCGCGCTGGCCGATGCCGGCGCCGACGTGTTCCGCCTGAACTTCAGCCATGGCAGCCATGCCGACCATGCCGCGCGCTTCGAGGCGATCCGCGCGGTGGAGCGCGAGCTGGGCCGGCCGATCGGCATCCTGATGGACCTGCAGGGTCCGAAGCTCCGGATCGGCCGGATGCTCGGGGGCCGCACGCTGCTGGAGGCGGGGGCCTCGTTCCGGCTGGACCTCGATCCGGCCGAGGGCGACGTGCGCCGCGCCCAGCTGCCGCATCCCGAGATCTTCGCGGCGCTGCGCCCCGGCGCCGAGCTGCTGCTGGACGACGGCAAGCTGCGCCTGCGCGTGGAATCCTGCGGTCCGGAGCACGCCGGGACCCGCGTGCTGGTCGGCGGCCCGCTGTCGGACCGCAAGGGCGTGAATGTGCCGGGCGTGCTGTTGCCGATCTCGCCGCTGACCGCGAAGGACCGTGCCGACCTGGCCTTCGGCCTGGAACTCGGCGTCGACTGGGTCGCGCTGTCCTTCGTGCAGCGTCCGGAAGACATCCGCGAGGCGCGCGCCCTCATCGGCGACAAGGCCTGGATCATGGCCAAGCTGGAAAAGCCGGCCGCGATCGATGCGCTGGACGAGATCGTGGCCCTGTCGGACGGCGTGATGGTGGCGCGCGGCGACCTCGGCGTCGAGCTGCCGCCGCAGCAGGTGCCGGTCCTGCAGCGCCGCATCGTGCACGCGGCGCGCGCCGCCGGCCGCCCGGTGGTGGTGGCGACCCAGATGCTGGAGTCGATGACCGCGGCGCCGGTGCCGACCCGCGCCGAGGTGTCCGACGTCGCCGGCGCGATCTATGACGGCGCGGACGCGGTGATGCTGTCGGCGGAATCGGCCTCGGGCCAGTACCCGGTCGAGGCGGTGGCGGTGATGGACGAGGTGATCCGTGAAGTCGAACGCGACCCGCGCTGGCGGGTGGACCTGGATGCCTCGCATACCCCGGCCGAAGCGACTACCGCGGATGCGATCTGCTGCGCGCTGCGGCGGGTGGCCAGCCTGCTCGCGCCGGCGGCCATCGTGGCCTACACGGCCAGCGGCGCCAGCTGCCTGCGCGCCAGCCGCGAACGCCCGGCGACGCCGATCCTGGCGCTCACCCCGCACGCCGCCATCGCCCGCAGGCTTGCGCTGGCCTGGGGCGTGCATCCGCTGCCCTTCGAGGAAGCGACCACGCTGGGCGGGATGGTCGAGGATGGGGCCGCGGCGGCGCTGCGGCTCGGGCTGGCCGGGGAGGGCGACGACGTGGTGGTGGTGGCGGGTTTCCCGTCGGGGCAGGCGGGGAGCACCAATCTGCTGCACGTGG
This window of the Massilia sp. WG5 genome carries:
- the pyk gene encoding pyruvate kinase; translation: MLRQRRSRILATLGPSSATIERIRALADAGADVFRLNFSHGSHADHAARFEAIRAVERELGRPIGILMDLQGPKLRIGRMLGGRTLLEAGASFRLDLDPAEGDVRRAQLPHPEIFAALRPGAELLLDDGKLRLRVESCGPEHAGTRVLVGGPLSDRKGVNVPGVLLPISPLTAKDRADLAFGLELGVDWVALSFVQRPEDIREARALIGDKAWIMAKLEKPAAIDALDEIVALSDGVMVARGDLGVELPPQQVPVLQRRIVHAARAAGRPVVVATQMLESMTAAPVPTRAEVSDVAGAIYDGADAVMLSAESASGQYPVEAVAVMDEVIREVERDPRWRVDLDASHTPAEATTADAICCALRRVASLLAPAAIVAYTASGASCLRASRERPATPILALTPHAAIARRLALAWGVHPLPFEEATTLGGMVEDGAAAALRLGLAGEGDDVVVVAGFPSGQAGSTNLLHVVRVSQHPPRHRS
- a CDS encoding glycerate kinase encodes the protein MDMRPRDLLASMFAAAVEAAQPAQRIQASLPAPPKGRTVVIGAGKASAAMAQALERHWAGPLTGLVVTRYGYAVPCERIRIVEAAHPVPDAAGLEAARQVLLAVQGLGPDDLVICLISGGGSALLPLPADGVSLEDKQAVNRALLASGASITEMNCVRRHLSAIKGGRLAAACHPARVVNLLISDVPGDDPADIASGPTVADATTCAEALDIVRRYGIELPPGARRLLESGAGETVKPGDARLARVGTHIIASPQMALEAAAEVARAAGVTPLILGDSIEGEAREVAKVMAGIALQARRHAQPLGPPCVLLSGGETTVTVRGQGRGGRNVEFLLALGLALDGAPGIHALAADTDGVDGAEEVAGAFLAPDTLARAWARGMRPRDSLTENDGHGFFGALGDALVTGPTLTNVNDFRAILILP